Sequence from the Primulina huaijiensis isolate GDHJ02 chromosome 16, ASM1229523v2, whole genome shotgun sequence genome:
AAGATTTACTTAAACAGTGTTGCTAAAttagttaaatttaatattccaAGTCTAGTTTCTTTATAGATAGATAACATATGTAATATAGAGATAATAACCAATATTAtaacatgactaatattatcAACATAACATGACTCTGTAGAATTTGAGCTGAATATCGAGGATTTATAATCATTTGTTGTCGACTAATTTATAAATCTTTTCCAGTTTCCTGCAGCATTTGGTTTTTcagtttgaagaaaaaaaaaaggaatttgTTATACTTGTTTAGAAAAATTCGAAGTCCTAACTTTTAATCGAAAATTTACCCTAATTTTCTACAAATAAACAGAGAAAATTCTCCTATAGTTTAAGCAGGTAAAGCGATGGCGATGAgtaaaaaatgaacaaaaacTTGGTTGATCAGATCCAATAAAAAGGTCACATGGCAGATTCAATTGGACTTGACTCGAGcatcgattaaaaaaaaaaaagagtcgcAGATAATTAGAATTACTCAGACGGAGCAGGCTGCGGCGGAGAAGCGGTGTCGCCGGAGACGGGAGTCCAATCGGGAGGGAGAGCAGGAAGCGGAGGGTAAACGGTGGGACCACGTCGTATATCCCAAGGCTGAGACTTTCGAGGACGCGTCTTCATGTGATGCTTGGTAGCCTTCTTCTGTGGCCTAGACGAGCACTCTACCACCGATCCGCAGCCGCCGTCAAACACCACTCTCGCGGGCGGTGGCAGTTGCTTGACGGGTACCACGCCGCCGCCGCGAAGGGGAAGGGGGACCTCCAATCGCGTACCGAATATGGCTGAGACTGACATTCTTTCGCGTGAGTTTTGGAAGCAGAGCAGGAAGATAAGAAGAGTAGCTGCTGCTTGGTTCGGGAAAACGTTGCCGTACAGTTTATTATCCACACCATCCTACGGTCagcaaaataacttttaaatttatatgaataaattaataattaaatttaaatgttataAATAAAGGGAAGTTGAcggaaaaatccccaatcaaaatatttttttgggttcattCCCTACctacaaaattgtggtactatgtcatacaaattgtggtatacttcatgtggaaatgtggtacacttcatgtggaaatgtgatactaaaaaagtacccagggactgaacacaaaaaaaatcgacagaTGGGAACTGAAAGTCAATTTCCCGTATAAATAAATAGTTTCCGGTCACATTTTTATTGCTTCCTGATACTTTCCAAAATCTTCTTCGTTACCTGTAACTCATCGacacatatttaattattacgtatcttgtgagacgatctcaaaaatttttatttgtaagacgggtcaaccctaccgatattcaaataaaaattaatacttttagcataaaaagtaatactttttcatagatgacccaaataagatatctgtctcacaaaagacgACATGTGAGAGTTGAGAACATCTCATACAATTTTTTGcctttaattaaattagttaaattctaattaaaaaAACCATCTTTAAAAACGAGCTGTCACTCCAAGAAACAATCCACAAATACGTCGTTTCTATATATTATAAtacattcaaaaaaataatattcaatatattaatatttttttaataagataACAAGTTTTCTCGATTTCCATTTTGATTACAAGATTAACTATTTGTTTCATAAATTGTTGAGATGATATTAATTTACATTATATTCTCAAAATATTAGCGAAAAGAATGCAGAATTGGAAGCACGAGAGTGGAAAGGACCACACGAATTAAAGACTAAAGCAATTAAAAGAAGGATTTTGTAAAGCCTCGATTAAGattccattaaaaaaaaaaaagttgctcCATAATTTCTTTGTCGGCTGAAAGAGTTGACTCTAAATTCATATAAAAGTATATTACCttcatttataattttttttaaagaaaattaataaagaaaacgtatgactttttttttttttttattacaacacacGCGAGGGAAGAGATCGAATCTGAGAAGCCAGCTAATCTGGCGGGGTGGGAACCCAGGAAGCCAGCTAATCTGGCGGGGTGAGACCACTGAACTACAAGCCCGATCTCACATATGacttattttgaattttgatattttaagtagtttttttttcttttgatatattttaataaagtgtTAAATGTGATGTAAAGTGAAACATGTCAATATTTTTTGATGATTGTCATGGCAGTATTTCCGAAGTAGCTTCAACATTTTGGGAAAATCAGAccaaatgttaaaaaaaaatactcaagTTTGCGAGGACCAAAACCCAGTTTCAACAAgttaattaacaaaaaattagGTAACAAAATTggctttttttatataaaataaagtcAACAATTAATTTTCGGTCTTGAGTAGACGAGTTAACGCAGTAACCTAGAAAACATACTAACCAGTTAAATCGAAACACATGGACTAACACGATAATATGCAAATCGCAAACGAAAATCAAActcataatcattaatcaaatatttaacgATTCCACAAACTCATTTCTATCCAACAAACCAAGGTGGGATGGAATATCCCAATTTCGAGGCAGGATATACATCCGGGCTGGACCAGGGTGATGGCTACAGTTCAATTTTTGTGGACTTCGAAAAGAAATTTAAGCCACCAACCAAGTTTTTCAGTTCACGAAATATCAAGAAAGCTAGCGGGAATCACAACCCCACCAAGAATAGTTCTTTCAAGCGAGTATCTTACCTAAATTCCCCGAAAGCCAGCATGCTTCCTTCCAACCAACCTCAGATAAAAATGGTAACAAACACAATCTATCAAACAAAAATCATACAAATTCAACAttaaataaccaaaaaaaatgaGGCAATTCAACGTCTCATTTCAAGATTCAGGTACAACTACAAGGACCATGATAACAAGGTAAAAAGGAAATATTACATTATCACAGATTAATTTCTCATATGCAACTTGTGCCAGGACGTGATCGCTTGTTTAGAGATGAGTACATCAGACCTGGAGACCAGGTACATCAAAGGTTTTCCTTTTCGGGTGGTGGGCTACTTCCTCAACTGCTGCTAGATAGTGATCCGAATGCTGATCGAGGGCTATTATCCTGGCTCTCTAAGAGGTCTAATGATTTGGCATTCTTGGATTCGAGAGAGCTGTTGTTTGTGGTATTCAATGCCTCTCCAAGGGGTCCCCCTTCCCACGATATCGGAATCCAGTTGGCTTGGATTCGCTTTTCTTCGGTACGAGGAGTACTAATCTTGCCAAAGCCTAAGCCCATTCGGTTAGCTTGAAGCTCATTCTTCGATGGAGACAAAGTAGGAGACACGAAGTCTGAGGTCACAACTGGGATAGAAATCGAGAGCTGTGTTCCATCTGGTTGAAGATCAAGGTGATCAGGCCAGGAAAAGGTAGAACGCTGTTCTGAACTGTCTTTCGGCCAGTTATTTATGAACTGTTGAAGCGgatttttagatttgttttcttgatCTTTGATGTCGTCTGAAGTACTGTGGTTTCCACATTTGACAATTGGCGAACCCCTGTCTAAAGGGTTGAGTAAAGAGTCTGAAGAGACTAATCCGAACTCTGATGGAGGAGAGGATTCGTCGAACCGGTTTTCCTTAAGATCTGTTCCTGAAGTTGCCATGGAGAGGATGGTCGTACGTCGATTCACCCCTTTCGTATTATCCTTCTGAGGAACACATCTGAGAGTAAAAATAATTGGAGGTGTTACAGAGTTATGATATCTACAAAGTTGTGACGGCGCATTGTCAAATCTTTTGGATCCTACATTCTATGGCAGCACAAGTTACAATAGAATGAAAGTTAAGAAGCAACAATTGCTTCCATTACTATGTATGATTGTCGATATGACACCACGATCAAAACATAATGCTTAGATGTCTGCacagtttaaataaaaaatttgagtttaatGCTTACCACCGGATTTGTGCGACGGACTTCTTTTTCGTTTAACAAGTGAGTTAAAGTGAATATGTTTTTTTCCTAAGCAACGGAAAGTTCCTCAATCCTAGCTGTGGTCATACACAATAAGAAACCTTGGAGCTCACCTGTTAACATTGATACTGGGTATTCCGAGCTCCAAGCTGTGGACTTCTTGGCTGTGTGAGAGGCGGAGAGCGTTGGATGCAGAGCCGGCAGGAACCGCTGGCGCAGGCTTTGAGGAATCGTTGGGTGCCACGGAGGAATGGCCGGATTGGCCTTCCACAGGCTTTCTTGAACGGTGGCGGCCTCTGTTCATATGCCGTTCACAGTATTTCTGGTCAGCAACGGCATCCCTGGCGCACCGCCATTTCTTCCCATCCGTCCTACGGCACCGCCCCGGCTCAGGATCAGTGCTGGAGAATCCCAGATGAAAGCCACCCCTTCCAACTGCCCAATTTTCAATCAAGAAACCATTTCACAACTAAATTAAAACATCACATTTTCTAAACAGTTGGGAAAAAGCAGAAAATTTTACTCACAAGCACTGGGTTTAAAGCCAGAAAAGGGAGAAAAACCAGCAGATTCCAAAGCTTTTCTGATGGGATTCAGAAGACAAGAAGGTACAGGAACATTTGCAGTGATATATTTGTAGATCAAAGCTTGGTGTTCTAGCTCAATCCATTGTGATGGAGTAAGAAAAGAGCCTCTCACACCTGCAAAAACCATTCAGAAGAATGAGTAATGAAAATGTTGGCAAAAAAATACTTTTTCTTGGGTAAAAAATCTCCTAAAATTTCGAGAAAACGGAAGCATTTTGGGGGCGCATCTGTTCTTTCCACCCACATGACAAGACCATTTAACCAGAACAGCAAAAACAAATCTTTGCCACTGTTGACAAAAGTCGCAAATTCTTTACTCTTCTTACTCACCCCATTTTTGCACAAATTTCAGATGAGCTTGCACTGACCTGTGTTCTTGCTAAAGGGACTTGATATACTTTGAAGATAAGGCCAAGTTACAGCCTGTGAATTTGGGGAAGAGAAACTGAGCATTTGCTGCTGCCCTTCAAAGAAATTGCCGCTATTAGAAGTTTCGTTCAATTTAAACTCCCTGAAGACATCTTCATTTAATGTCCTCTCTTGCTTTACAAATCCAGATCCACACCATTTAAGCTTTTTCGACTCGGCGCCATTTGCTGAAGCGAAGCTGCTATTTTTAATGTTCGAGTACGCCAAGTTATCTAATCTTGTAACACCAAAATCCATTAAGAAACGCAGCAACCAGCTGGATTTCGTTCACTCAGTTAAAAAAGGAGTAAAGGGTTAGCAAAAATGGCGACCATAGATTCGTTCGTTGGATAAAAGGCCATATTTTGAGCTCGGAAATGTTGCTCCATTTTTGGCCAAGCAGAGTTGGAAAAGGGACGTATTAGAGGGAGAGACACCAAGGGAAGAAAGGGCTACTGTCTGTAAGGTTTGTGGCAAACTCCATGGCTGCCTCTGTCGAGTTTTTATACTCTGGACTTtttatatcatgcatatataaatattggtgtatgtatatattttcttatttaaatacatattaatttatataaacgATATTTCCCAATCATATAAGCAATACTGTTGGGCAGTGTATTGCTGGGCAGTGTTACAATAATTTAACCAGTTATTtgtcataatatttatttatttatttataataataatattatattaataaataatattattagtatgttattattatcaaaaaacaatattatatttatcatCTTATCTAATTTCAATTCAtcgtcaaaaaaattattattatattaatctaataaaatattatattaactattattttttatttatttattaatattatattttatcattttatctaaatttaatcaatcaagtcaaaaaaattattattatattaatctaataaaata
This genomic interval carries:
- the LOC140961058 gene encoding large ribosomal subunit protein cL38, encoding MSVSAIFGTRLEVPLPLRGGGVVPVKQLPPPARVVFDGGCGSVVECSSRPQKKATKHHMKTRPRKSQPWDIRRGPTVYPPLPALPPDWTPVSGDTASPPQPAPSE
- the LOC140961877 gene encoding growth-regulating factor 1-like, with protein sequence MDFGVTRLDNLAYSNIKNSSFASANGAESKKLKWCGSGFVKQERTLNEDVFREFKLNETSNSGNFFEGQQQMLSFSSPNSQAVTWPYLQSISSPFSKNTGVRGSFLTPSQWIELEHQALIYKYITANVPVPSCLLNPIRKALESAGFSPFSGFKPSAFGRGGFHLGFSSTDPEPGRCRRTDGKKWRCARDAVADQKYCERHMNRGRHRSRKPVEGQSGHSSVAPNDSSKPAPAVPAGSASNALRLSHSQEVHSLELGIPSINVNRCVPQKDNTKGVNRRTTILSMATSGTDLKENRFDESSPPSEFGLVSSDSLLNPLDRGSPIVKCGNHSTSDDIKDQENKSKNPLQQFINNWPKDSSEQRSTFSWPDHLDLQPDGTQLSISIPVVTSDFVSPTLSPSKNELQANRMGLGFGKISTPRTEEKRIQANWIPISWEGGPLGEALNTTNNSSLESKNAKSLDLLESQDNSPRSAFGSLSSSS